The following nucleotide sequence is from Amphiura filiformis unplaced genomic scaffold, Afil_fr2py scaffold_44, whole genome shotgun sequence.
aaatgaatgaatcaatcaatgtGTCACTTCTGAAATGGTCTACTTTTCCATTCACATATTATTTTACTTAAGGTTCCTATGGGCGTTaaaaaatatgatgaaaacaaACCAGGCGATATAATAGACTTTCTTCATGAGCTGCATACATATGTCCCTCAAGACATACTTGGGATGGCCTTGGAGATAGTTCTGTTTGGAGACGGGTTGACAGCAGAGAGGATACTTGCTGCTCAGAAAGGGCGAAAGAACGGCGAGTCGATGGTTGATATGCTGATTGGTGTTGTGCCGGCAGCTCAAGATTGGCACAAACGTGTCTTGCTACTGCAGGTTTGAGTTACTTTAAATCAAAATTCATTCATTATAttcattattatcatgattatgtaaaaACCTTCAAACAACATTTACTTATATTATGGACACTTCAAAGTAATCAGTTAGCTTAGCGAGCAAGGAGCAGGGTGGAGAGTGCTCCCATgacaaaaataaaagagaaagggGTCCCTGTGACAAAATATTAGAGCAAATCGGAagccaaaatgaaaagaaaagtggATAAGGAGTCTGTTACAACCTTCAAATGTTTATGTTTTAGCCCCCCTACAATTTTAATTCCCCAACATAGAAAGCTGCCTACGCCCCTGTTAGAAATGCAGACTCATACAATTGTAAAGATTGTTAAGACTACACTTAATGCCACAAATAGCATATCTTGAGCAGAATCTGCAAGGCGTTATAATCGCACACATTTGTCAACCCAAGCCCGTTTAtttatccggggggggggggtcactcactacttgacgtCACGCGCCCGTGTCCAAGAAATCGTCTAAAagagtatgtttttcaccacacagcggcgtcgacgcctttttgaaaaaggggtactttttcagaaggcatcgccatttaggggtcctttttcagccaaatccttagacggttagcgggttagtaatattattgtttgagtgagtttgcattaatttgataaaaatcaccaatttttcattgattcttgttacttttgtgcatgttttcttcagtatctatatgtctgcaacatcaaaaagacaccttgggtatcaaagtagctcatttccctgtttacgccacttagggtataaattagatatttctcagttaACGCCATAGGGTAtagtttttgcatgtgctacgccattaagggtaggattttgcatgtgtttcgacattaaggggtgcaatttggttatgtgaaaattcgccattaacgGTGCATTTGagaggtgttcggacgcgggtgggagacacttttgtgtgagagtgacccccctcGGTTTATTTATCACTTTCACAGGCTGTGACATCAGGTTATATCGACTGACCATCTGTGAAAATGCTTCGAAGGCGACCCTCacattggtgggtttttttttcaagtgtaaaACAATTCACTCGTGTATACTTTACCTTATTGCAGGATGATTGGGACACCCTTTACGGGGAAGACCTTGGTGCGCGAGACATCGGCACCTTGGTGTATTTAAGAAACCGGTACTGCCATACCAGTGTTACCAAAGACGTTTCGCACTGCTTTCAGGATGCTTATGAGTTACTGGAGTTTGTAACAACAGCATATGTGGTTGCAATGGCAATGCACATCATGGGAATTGACGACCCAAAGGAGATACCAAATGATCTACCAGAGTCCTCCAGTGATTTGTCCAAGTATGCACAGGATGTGAGCCGCGAAATCGTGGAGTTTTCCATCATAGAGGCCCCCAAAGACGCATATCTCAAATATGAAGACCTACAAGAAGACCTGGACGACGACGTCATAGATTCAGAAGTGTCTGATATGGAGGAAGAGGACGAAGTGAAGGAAGAGGAGGATTATGATGAGCTGTGCCTGTGCAAGCAACAACAGGCCAGCAGCTCCCCTATGTTGTATTGCAACAACCGCTTTTGCACACTAGGAAGCTGGTTCCATTACGATTGTATCGGGATTACATCAGACACAGTTCCCAAAGGTATTTGGTTCTGCTCCAAGGCGTGTGAGGCGGATGTAGCTGCGTCCGGAAAGAAGCCGAAGAAGtcgaagaaaaagaagaaggatGTCCAAATTAAGGTGGACGGGAAGCGGCAATATGCTCGCGGGATTATATCCGCGGGTCTGAAAGCTATATGCCGACGTGACGCCGTACACGAAAATGACGGGTTAAGAATAATCAGGCACTGGAAAGAAGATCTACTACAGTTCCACGTGCAAAAACATCCCAAATATTTGAACCTGGGAACACACATGCTGCTCTGTGTTAGTGGCGCTGTCTCTGAAAGACTGCGTCATAGCTTGATGTGGGATCGGACTGTCAATACAGTTGGAGGGAAGGGGAACAACATCTCCCAAGATAAATACAACGAGTTGTTGAATGGCGCGTACAAAGGTACTTCCACAGTGAATGTATTTCACAAGTAACAGCTGGATGGTGTGTAATTTGACTCGGTGGTGCGTGGTAAATTAACAGTATGTAACATCATGCATGGTAATTGGTAATGAACCTTCACCTAACCTAACCTCACCTAACCTCACCTAATCTCACttcactgtcatgactgttggCATCGTTTGGGCGCCTTAATCATGAATATTACAGCCGCAATGAACGTAGCAGAAAAAACCCATTCATTTGTTTGTTTCTATCTGCTAGCATTATTACACAGTAGTGACCAATGTTCTCTTTCCAAACACTGGTTAGCAACAGAAAATATACGTATTACAAACTAGTgaataatgttgtctttccatgcGCTGGTTGGCCGCAGAAAATACGTATTGCAAACTAGTGAATAATGTTGTCTTTCCGTGCGCTGGTTAGCAACAGAAAATATACGTATTACAAACTAGCgaataatgttgtctttccatgcGCTGGTTGGCCACAGAAAATACGTATTGCAAACCAGTGAATAATGTTGTCTTTCCCCACAGATGTTCCATAGTGTTAAAACGTGTTTTTATTGTGGCGTATACATGGATTATTAACTCACCAAACACATCACGTGTTCGTCAACGTTCGCAAAAGGTtacacatttaaaaacaaatgtttgAAAATCACATTTACAGAACATTTTACCAATCATTTTGTGGGTATGTTTGTATGACCAAATGTTTTGATGAAAACCAAAGGCAACCTTTCAAACATTTTAGCAACACAATGTGTGTGTCCTGGTAAATGTAAACAAGCGATATCAGTGTTGTATGCAATACTTCCTATTCAAGAAAAATAGACcactatttgttttatttttttttaatatcacccACTTTTGCCTAATCAAACTTGTCCAATTGTAATACATCATTTtttatttaagaaattaatttcacaaccaataattaaatataacATGAATTACTACAATAATGAGGTAACTCCTCACCCATACTCAACATTTGGAATTCTTACACTTGCGGAAAGTGTTAAAATTAGGTGACTtcatgcaattttaatttttcaattttataattctaatttgataattttccctacaattacaaaaatattaacatagGAATTTTATTATCAGAAGTAACAAATACATTATAGGATTTAgctattttttcatttggcaaaagaagatgatatgtgatgcgataaaGTAAAGTCGGTAGGAACTCggaaatactcaattttcagtttctcaaAGGACAgtaaaaacattaataaatgtgcattttgcagaaaccctgTTGAAATTGAACgcctagttccaaagatatgagcaattaaaagagtttccaaaacaacaggaaacgaaagaaacattaaatttgtttggcttttatataggcctatctcacaatcaatatttccaagttccgactgattttgcttgatcacaacaCATATTTGACCAATTGAAAGGAATTAGTGGCGtatttttcttgaagtataagCAACAGTCATCAAAAAATGGACCCCCTTCACCGAAATATTCATGACCCACTCCTTGTTATACATTCCCTTACCATACTACAATAATGCGGTAACTCCTCACCCATacccaaaattcaaaatatttccagGTCAATCAATCATCAgttgaagcctttattacagtatttTTCCACAAATGTTGAAGTCATGTGATAAAGTTTGAGCTCATGAATCGcatattttatcatttattttacaGAGAGTTCAAAGACGTCAAAAGGTCAACTTACGGAACAGACAATCAAAAAGACATAGCCTAATGGTTGCACACAAAGAAAACTCGAGCATACATACGATAGACACACATATGCCCTGGCAACAAAGTTGACAAGAGAACTACAGGTATGTTTCAGTCATCCAAAATTGCAAAAGTGACGTTTTGTTACGTAATTttgttatacagacttgacatttaatatggaatactcaGTTATGCAAAATTTCAAGAccggtctggtagaggtctgcataaatgGCTCGAGCTAAATATTAACTGGGGAGTGTCGGGTTATAatgcaaaataattgtttgacagaaaatgtgctttccattagtttatattattattatgccgctcataatgtagtaaacTAGCCTGAAAATGGCTGATTTAAGGcgactgaatttgaattttgtgggggtagaatttctgaatttgagcaacattattctaatATTAGCAAATTGATTGAGGTTTATGGCAATTctattgaacctaaataccaataagtgttcgtcagaactgaaatgcacctgtgatctactagttttgaaagtgggaggaggcTATAAAATATGCCTCTATAAAATGGTATGCACTCAGACAATTTGAATCCTGATACACCACacttagcccgtgcggtctatgcagactccatCCAGACCAGTCTCGGAACTTTGAAACAAAAAagtccatattaaatgtcaagtctgtacataaAAGGATATGACCGTTGTCATAATCGACAATCAACAAATGAATGTAAAAGTATAGGTTATTTTCGGAACAACCATGAGTAAAATGACCTTTATTCTGATCATCATATTATTATGTCCTTCAATATGCAGGAGACCCAGGAAGATAAGAAGACCTTGTTGATTGCATCGGCCTGCTCCATAAGGAGACATTCTTCTGCGACAAGTCGGGCAGAAACCACCGAGATTTCCCCGACTTTCTGCACCGCCAACCAGTCAGAAAGCCAAGGCTTTTTATGAGGAAGTTGAAATTAACTCGAGACAGAATGGCCAACAAGCGAAAGCATGAATTGAAGCCAAGAaaaccaaacaagaaataaaaagtaAATATAATGTTTCCATCCCGGTTTCCATGTATGAAATCggttgtttaagggggtactacacccctcaataaatttgtgtttatttttgcatttttctcaaaaactaataacacagtggtaacaaaagttatgtatattataggggcaaggaatccaattactacactggaatttcagtgacccaagacaagcggtttgttatttatgataagaaataaggtaccgctataggatgtacctcgtttcctatcattatatactgaaccgcttgtcttgcgtcactgaaatttcagtgtagtaattggattccttgccccaataatatacataacttttattaccactgtgttattatttttgtagAAAAATGTAAAACTAGTCtacaatttaccacaggtgtagcaCCCCTTAAGCTGTATTTTCAATTTAATACGACCGCAGATTAATTCGTGTGGTGTTTACACTACACCGGGCCATCGGGCCCATACCtactgcccctataatatacataacttttgttaccactgtgttattagtttttgagaaaaatgcaaaaatagacacaaatttattgaggggtgtagtactcccttaagtcGATTTCGACTTTTtaccaatgtaaacggggtattagATTGAATTCCAAAACTCTACTTAAAACTAGTGGATGActtaagaacattcactcatatgaCATATTTATATTCCCTCAACATGTTCAATGGAaacaatattttcatgaggtgaaatatgaactgcttCACTGGACTCGGCCGCCAACCACAAATGGAACCAATGACAATGCATATGATTCAGTAACCACTGGGCCAAGAGCATGAAGAGTATAATGAAAcgttaagggggcgcaacactaaataagcgtcccataggataacatGTGATTTCGGGCAACTTCGAGCGCGATTCCTGGCGTCCCTTAAataaatttggtataaaattaaagctctgtttctgtagatttcaaaccttttgtcggcatatatcgcgatgaccgttgactttcttgggtatttcgcggtgcaaaaaatgcCTACAAATACACCAAACTCGCCACTCGCATTTAAAAATCAGAAGGCGTCTTAATCCGCcgcagagaattgcttttgaatGTTTGAGATAAACTAACCGGTTTTTTTTTCTGCATgctatcattgaagacacttgtcgaattcatatgaggtGATATCGAGTGATTTAAAGTtggatttaaagtgaacatgtcggtaaatAATGGTCGCTATCAATCTCATATTTACTACGGACTATATATATAACTATCCGATTTTCGTTAATTCTTATATAGGggcttacataaaatgcgtagtgatttagtgttgcgccctgtTAAGTTCATAATCCTATACCATCATTTCAATTATTTTGCGAGACAAACTTTTCAAGTTTTGGTGATTTCTGTGGACATGCGCATTTCATTTCACATACATTGCAACACCTGCACATGtcacacgcacacacccccacacacctgtTATCGCACACCTTCTTATCTTTCT
It contains:
- the LOC140144167 gene encoding uncharacterized protein is translated as MMNMINAFATQSRNPPPPELSSKRPTAEEIQAISLENLLPSSQDQIRQTDESIVMVMRMLCKHIAAFKNVEVEQHISHPYTDESSKKTPVVSQYIMISMHFKIFDTGHMLHKKPFLLNRVPMGVKKYDENKPGDIIDFLHELHTYVPQDILGMALEIVLFGDGLTAERILAAQKGRKNGESMVDMLIGVVPAAQDWHKRVLLLQDDWDTLYGEDLGARDIGTLVYLRNRYCHTSVTKDVSHCFQDAYELLEFVTTAYVVAMAMHIMGIDDPKEIPNDLPESSSDLSKYAQDVSREIVEFSIIEAPKDAYLKYEDLQEDLDDDVIDSEVSDMEEEDEVKEEEDYDELCLCKQQQASSSPMLYCNNRFCTLGSWFHYDCIGITSDTVPKGIWFCSKACEADSKKKKKDVQIKVDGKRQYARGIISAGLKAICRRDAVHENDGLRIIRHWKEDLLQFHVQKHPKYLNLGTHMLLCVSGAVSERLRHSLMWDRTVNTVGGKGNNISQDKYNELLNGAYKGTSTVNVFHK